One segment of Daphnia magna isolate NIES linkage group LG2, ASM2063170v1.1, whole genome shotgun sequence DNA contains the following:
- the LOC123466327 gene encoding uncharacterized protein LOC123466327 has protein sequence MGGYWFTNQGPERFCVSGDDQRTNNEVESFNRWFNARCGPHHQNFWSFIQHLQECNENTERDFIAFMRPSSQRLVNKRRDRNIKTLTEQLTSGAIQIYEFLDVAEEFFEPDQLDRTVDLLARPVPENDDQEGQAGIVAEEPAPVHRQPVRRRRLSAENIDEVPAILAFIAVLQSLKFSIIFPELLLFIHQYDLFSFLI, from the exons ATGGGAGGATATTGGTTCACAAACCAAGGACCTGAACGTTTTTGCGTCTCTGGCGACGATCAACGAACCAACAATGAAGTTGAATCCTTTAATCGCTGGTTCAACGCACGTTGCGGTCCGCATCATCAAAATTTCTGGTCTTTCATAC AACATCTTCAAGAATGTAATGAAAATACAGAGAGGGACTTCATTGCCTTCATGAGGCCTTCATCACAACGTTTGGTAAACAAGCGACGCGACCGTAACATCAAGACCTTAACGGAACAGCTAACATCCGGCGCAATTCAGATATATGAGTTTCTCGATGTGGCGGAAGAATTCTTCGAACCCGATCAG cttgATAGAACGGTCGATTTGCTGGCCCGTCCAGTGCCAGAAAATGACGATCAAGAGGGCCAGGCTGGGATAGTTGCCGAAGAGCCAGCTCCAGTTCATCGTCAACCTGTTCGTAGACGCCGGCTTTCAGCTGAAAATATCGATGAAGTTCCAGCTATCCTTGCTTTTATTGCCGTACTCCAGTCGctcaaattttcaattattttccctgaattacttttatttattcaccAGTatgatctgttttctttcctcaTCTGA
- the LOC123469699 gene encoding uncharacterized protein LOC123469699: MSGHEAYLEVLNSQTPLTLSYGNLGNQRRRNSRTATSPSGINNVLADARTKLFSSWRDGSTQGFLFYTKPTQKRQPNNFWFIGPDAENFRDCTGWDDGNGGGLRSIIEKLFCGWKARSPDALHVPKTKVVPNQEPTLDITGETVDVLDHISITNAASIAVERAESLAAKNLLSMQKQPRWSTMSATERVAAVSKRYLKKKTRLAQMDTSIREHHSPDPGLSHFQDLPSTSGSFSVYPSPSKSSTPDAISPQLTRSSSSVNYARTTSKSPFKVTQLAGVGENQLEDMGATKRRLSMPCQSDRPSVLTYSDHRIERSSIRVQLSPKSNLFFCSCGHGHFGNS; this comes from the exons ATGTCTGGACATGAGGCGTACTTAGAGGTTTTAAATAGTCAGACACCTTTAACTCTGAGCTACGGGAATTTAGGAAATCAAAGACGACGTAATTCGCGGACAGCTACTTCTCCTTCGGGAATAAACAACGTGCTAGCTGACGCCAGAACGAAG CTCTTCAGCTCATGGAGGGACGGAAGTACCCAGGGTTTTCTGTTTTACACTAAGCCCACACAGAAAAGGCAACCAAAcaatttttggtttattgGGCCAGATGCAGAAAACTTCAGGGACTGCACTGGTTGGGATGATGGAAATGGTGGAGGCTTAAGGAGTATCATCGAGAAACTATTCTGTGGCTGGAAAGCAA GATCCCCCGATGCACTTCATgtgccaaaaacaaaagtagtTCCTAATCAAGAACCAACATTGGACATCACAGGAGAAACAGTTGATGTTCTCGACCACATTTCAATCACCAATGCAGCAAGCATTGCTGTTGAACGAGCAGAATCCTTAGCTGCCAAAAACTTATTGTCAATGCAAAAACAGCCAAGATGGAGCACTATGTCTGCAACTGAAAGGGTTGCTGCAGTAAGTAAAAG GTATCTTAAGAAGAAAACCCGTCTTGCTCAAATGGATACTTCCATTAGGGAACATCATTCCCCAGACCCGGGTCTTTCACATTTCCAAGATTTGCCCTCAACATCTGGAAGTTTTAGTGTCTATCCGTCCCCCTCAAAGTCTTCCACGCCAGATGCCATTTCACCTCAACTAACCCGATCTTCATCATCTGTAAATTATGCTCGAACTACTAGCAAATCACCTTTTAAAGTGACCCAGTTGGCAGGTGTTGGAGAGAACCAACTTGAAGATATGGGAG cGACTAAACGAAGGCTATCTATGCCTTGCCAAAGCGATCGACCATCTGTTCTTACTTACTCCGATCATCGAATCGAGCGCAGCTCTATTCGTGTCCAGCTCAGCCCAAagtcaaacctttttttttgcagttgTGGTCATGGCCATTTTGGAAACTCATAA
- the LOC116915688 gene encoding protein FAM98B, giving the protein MDISFSSRREQQFHTPSKAMKVVIVLACLMALAAAVDEADVVVEVADLDAAEHHRRGGYGGGRPGGYGGYGGYGGGHRGGYGGYGGYGWGRKRRSVEDDALVAELETAEHHLGGWGYGGRGGYGGYGGYGGHGGYGGHGGNGGYGGYGGYRRHHG; this is encoded by the exons ATGGACATCAGTTTTTCTAGCCGTCGAGAGCAACAGTTTCATACTCCGAGCAAAGCCATGAAAGTCGTG ATCGTATTAGCGTGTCTAATGGCACTAGCCGCCGCCGTTGATGAGGCCGATGTGGTCGTCGAGGTAGCTGATCTGGACGCTGCCGAACATCACAGACGTGGTGGATACGGAGGAGGACGGCCTGGAG GATACGGAGGATATGGAGGATATGGCGGAGGACATCGAGGGGGATACGGAGGATACGGTGGATACGGGTGGGGCCGCAAACGTCGTTCGGTTGAAGATGACGCCCTGGTTGCTGAATTAGAAACGGCTGAACATCACCTTGGAGGTTGGGGGTATGGAGGACGTGGAGGTTACGGCGGATATGGAGGTTATGGCGGACATGGAGGTTATGGCGGACATGGAGGAAATGGTGGATATGGAGGTTATGGTGGATACCGTCGTCATCACGGCTAA
- the LOC116915686 gene encoding cold and drought-regulated protein CORA-like isoform X2, protein MRILIVLACLMALAAAVDEADVVVEVADLDAAEHHRRGGYGGGRPGGYGGYGGHGGYGGYGGGHRGGYGGYGGYGWGRKRRSVEDDALVAELETAEHHRGVWGYGGRGGYGGYGGYGGHGGYGGYGGYGGYRRHRG, encoded by the exons ATGAGAATTTTG ATCGTATTAGCGTGTCTAATGGCACTAGCCGCCGCCGTTGATGAGGCCGATGTAGTCGTCGAGGTAGCTGATCTGGACGCTGCCGAACATCACAGACGTGGTGGATACGGAGGAGGACGGCCTGGAGGGTATGGAGGATATGGAGGACACGGAGGATATGGAGGATATGGCGGAGGGCATCGAGGGGGATACGGAGGATACGGTGGATACGGGTGGGGCCGCAAACGTCGTTCGGTTGAAGACGACGCTCTGGTTGCTGAATTAGAAACGGCTGAACATCACCGTGGAGTTTGGGGGTATGGAGGACGTGGAGGTTACGGCGGATACGGAGGTTATGGCGGACATGGAGGATATGGTGGATATGGAGGTTATGGTGGATACCGTCGTCATCGCGGCTAA
- the LOC116915686 gene encoding cold and drought-regulated protein CORA-like isoform X1: MDISFSSHREQQFHTPRKAMKVVIVLACLMALAAAVDEADVVVEVADLDAAEHHRRGGYGGGRPGGYGGYGGHGGYGGYGGGHRGGYGGYGGYGWGRKRRSVEDDALVAELETAEHHRGVWGYGGRGGYGGYGGYGGHGGYGGYGGYGGYRRHRG, from the exons ATGGACATCAGTTTTTCTAGCCATCGAGAGCAACAGTTTCATACTCCGCGCAAAGCCATGAAAGTCGTG ATCGTATTAGCGTGTCTAATGGCACTAGCCGCCGCCGTTGATGAGGCCGATGTAGTCGTCGAGGTAGCTGATCTGGACGCTGCCGAACATCACAGACGTGGTGGATACGGAGGAGGACGGCCTGGAGGGTATGGAGGATATGGAGGACACGGAGGATATGGAGGATATGGCGGAGGGCATCGAGGGGGATACGGAGGATACGGTGGATACGGGTGGGGCCGCAAACGTCGTTCGGTTGAAGACGACGCTCTGGTTGCTGAATTAGAAACGGCTGAACATCACCGTGGAGTTTGGGGGTATGGAGGACGTGGAGGTTACGGCGGATACGGAGGTTATGGCGGACATGGAGGATATGGTGGATATGGAGGTTATGGTGGATACCGTCGTCATCGCGGCTAA